DNA from Bos javanicus breed banteng chromosome 1, ARS-OSU_banteng_1.0, whole genome shotgun sequence:
acttcatggcaaatagatggggaaacagtggaaacagtggctgagtttatttttctgggctgtaAAATcacagatgatgattgcagccatgaaattaaaagatgcttactccttgggaggaaagttatgccaacctagacagcatattaaaaagcagagacattactttgtcaagtaaagttctgtctagtcaaggctatggtttttccagtggtcatatgtggatgtgagagttggactataaagaaagctgagcaccaaagaattgttgcttttgaactgtggtgttggagaagactcttgagagtctcttggactgcaaggagatccaaccagtccatcctaaaggagatcagtcttgggtgttcattggtaggaatgatgttgaagctgaaactccaatactttggccacctgatgcaaagagctgactcatttgaaaagaccctgatgctgggaaagattgagggcaggaggagaaggggacaacagaggatgaaatggttggatggcaatacggactcaatggacatgggtttttgTAGACTgcggggttggtgatggacagggaggcctggagtgctgctgttcatggggtcgcaaagagtcggacatgactgaactgaactgaaagagtataGAGAACAGTACTCTAGAGTTGAGAAACAAGAGCAGAGCTAGTGATTTTGATGTGTAGGAAGGCAACAAGAATGGCACtttgaaattaactttttaatcATGATGTGACCCATAGACAGATGATATTAttgatgcaaacttcttggtTCCCATCAATTCAGTGAGGTATTCTTGCTAACCAGGCACTATATTCAGTTATTTCTAAGATGGTAAAGGATTGGCTATGCTGTCAGTATGCACATATAAGCATTTCATGATGTTTTAATATCAATTTTTGTGTGCTTCATGGTTTACAGTTTGTGATCTGGAATGCTTATTTTTTATCCTATTTTGCCCCTAAGGGATCAAATCTTTCTATATCTCAATTTCATAGTTTATGAATGAGGGGTTTAGCTTATATCAGTGGTTCTCCACCCTAGTTTCATCTTAGAATTGCTTCAACCACTTTAAGAAAATTCAGACTCCTGGACCTCATCATGGACTAATGAAATCTGAATCTCTGGGGACAGGACCTGATCATCTGCATGTTGTAAAAGCTCCTCAGATAATGTTAATTAGAAGTCAGGCTTGAGAACCACAAATTAGATCATCTAGGTATCCTCCTGGTTTTAGATTTTACAGTTTGAACTTATTTGCTTATTAGGTTACAATTGCAGATATATTTATGTTCTTCTGGAGGCCAGGGATCTTTCCACAGTTTGGGTTTTAAAAATGCTCTCTCagtcttctttttctgtctccatcaaatcaaagagaaaaatactggTAAATGCTAGTTGCTTCCCCCAAATCCTGGAACATGTTAAATGACAAttagaatactggaatgactAAACTTTAATCGTGGGGTGCATCTCTTCTCTATTCTTACCAAGGCAACTGCTTGGCTACCCCTGCTTCTCATGAATATTTGATTAACATTTAATCAAATGCTTTATTAAAGGAGTGACTCCTTAGAGTTTTATACATCTATCAAGTTGCTGATGCCCATATATGGAAGAGGCAATTCTTTCTAAACCTGAATTgcttaaaaaatctttataatatataataaaaagtttaaaatacaacACAGTTGTATAGGATAATAATTCCTCTTTATCCTCCCATTTTTAAAGTGACATATGATAGCATGGAGCTGTGTTATCTTTAGGCATCTCCTCCTCCCAGTTAGAAGGTAACTCATTGAATGCAGTTGTTGTGTCTTTCATCTATCTCTCAAAGGTCCAAGTGTTGGGCTATTAGGCAGGTGCTCTGTAAATTCTTGCTTATTATGATTGTGATGCAATGCAAATGCATAGCTCTAGTATGCTCATAATTTTCATAGATGCAAATACATATCACATACACATACCTGTATGtttgcatatacatacatgtatatacatgtttgtatgtatgtgtgtgtgtatatatatatgtatattgaaaGTGTGAGAGTAATAATCCTTTGATGCCCTAGCTGCCATTTGCAAAGTTTGTTCCTGCTCACAACCCTTTGTTCTTTGCTGCCAAGAATATTTGTGTGTTTTCCCTCATTATGATGTAGAAATTACTCTTACATCATACCTGGCTGGTTTATCTGGCCCTGCTATCTCCCAGTATCCACTAAGTAGGCTGACATTCTGTCCTTCGgttctttgcttatttttgtccACTCATATAGCTGGGTATATCACCTGGTTTGAAATCTGGTTATCCACTTGTATGTGTAATGAATCCCTGGCCTGGTTATGTTGCAGCAAGATCTATTTGGATGCTGGCGATTGGCTGTGTCACTGTATTTTCTCTTCAGCCCTTTTAAGCTCACAGCTGGTTGATATGTAATTGCTGATGCATGTTCTCTAAGAATGGAACTTGTCTggcttttaaagtcatttttccaATCCACCAAGGGAACCTCCAGTAAATGGGCTCTAGAAATGCTGTGATGACTGCAGCATTTTCAAATTCCACAGCAATTGTTGAGGATATAGACTTTTAGTTACAGTTTATTCTTTCAGCTTGGGCTAGGGAAGTGGTTTATAATGTATGGCCAAGTAGAGTTATTACATGGAACCCACAGAAtgcacatgtttattttttcaatccGCACATTCCAAATGTATATTGGAAATAATCATTTGTATTTAGTGCTGGTGAGTTGATCCatgaaatgtttaaaagttaAGCAATAGTCTTTGTGCTAAAAATGTTGGCTATCATGGCTCTAGAGAGTAATATAGGTCACTCTATATCAAGTCTAGTTTTGCTGTGGTTTCAATCCATGTTCACTTCTTTTGGACAAGTTATGACACCATTTCATTGAGTAAGTTTATGAGAATCAATTCTACTTTTGTTCCATGCCCTGTACTAGAGATTATATGATCTGAGAGGACCTCTGAAGTATAATCCTTGCTTTTGAGGAATTAAATTTTGTTAGGAAGTTAAGACTGTATAAGAAGTTTCATTGAAATTTCTTGTAAAGTTTGGGCATAAGGACTGAAGCTTGGGAATAGTTTGGAGAAAAGGTGGTTTTTATTAAAGAATTTCCAAACTAAGTTCGGTGGGATCGGAGAAGAAATGTTCTCACTTCCCAAGGTCTGAATTAAGGGTTTTTGGTGAAAAccaaatgaatttctttttattgcttggAAATGGAAAAGCCTAGTTATTTTAGCTGTAAAACCAAATGGGAAATGATTATATGCACAGTGGTTAAGATCatggactttgtttttttttttttaaacctaggcTTGTATCCCCATTAAGCTGGCTACAAGTACTACATACCTCATAGAATATTGTGAGGAGTAACTGAGATTGTGAAAATCAAGGGCTAAGCACAGTGCCTGACTTGTAAGAAATTTAAATCAATaattaacaaaatggaaagacaatgaaagtttaaaaatagtgaAGAATAAGAAGTGGTtctgagacattaaaaaaaaaaaaaaagcagcagaacTAGGACCTTGGGACCTCCTTTCTTAATTCACCATGTAGATTTCAGTTGAACACAGTAGGAAACTGCTGAGAGCCACAGGAGACTGTTTTTACATGATCAAAGTGGCCGAAACTGTTGGCTTACCTATTTACTCACCAGGAGCTAGGGGAAAGACTGTGCTTGCATAGGGACAAGGCCAAGGAAGAAAGAGTCCAGTCAAagctaaatgattaaaaaaaaaaataaagtggactCTGCCAcagctttggtggtggtggtggtggtggtagagaATAGGAAGATGGAAGAATTAAACTGTAAATTTGTCTTGATGTAATTATTCCTGTTGACCTTGTCACCTTGTAAAGGTTCAGTATAATTTGGTTCTAGAAAAATCTTATCCTCCCAAAAGGTAGAATCTATCTTCTGAGTTCACATATAATTCAGAATCTCCTGTTAAAACTGAAGTTTAAATTAGCAATTCCATATGTTCTAATTCTATATTATGAATTCTTTAGCTTTCCTTAATATCTGTAAAAGAGAATTAGGGGAAATGACACAGGAAAAACTTACAAATTGTTGATGCTATTGGGCCATAGGTGTAGTGGGTTTCATATGGAGTTGAGAGAACATCAGTGGCGATCTTTGCAACTTTGGCCTGGAGAGAAAGGGAAGTTAGAGTGGAGGAACTGGATACTAAGTAAAAGCAGTTAATTTACTGCAGAttacaaaaggtcagttttactGGCTATTTGCCATTTGaagatcaaaataaaacaaatgattaaGAAATTTGTTTACAGTAAGGTACAAATATTGTTAATGTGAGTGAGttaaagttgctcaattgtgtccaactgtttgtgaccccatgaactgtagcccaccaggcttctctgtccatggagttcttcaggcaagaatatgggagtgggttgccatttccttctccagttgttAATGTGAGGCCTTCTAAATGTGAAATTAGTTATATACAGTAAAGTCATTTCTCattttgtgtttctgtctttcttttatactcacttctctttcctctctcccttcctctttcctttctgccttctGGCCTTCcttctaaaaaaatatattctttctttttcctctgaggtGTTTTTGGCATCAGATATTTATCTTTCCCAAAGTCAGATCACATATGGACCACATATTACCTGTAGATTTATTGTATATACACAGAAAGTTTTAATTACTGGTTCAAATCTCTGCTCCTACTCAAAATGAAATGTTGAAAACAGTTGACTGAAGTCAGAAGGACAACTGTAacctctaaaaaaaattttttttttgaggcaggaTAGAATTACAGCTTTTACTGGATATTATATTTGCTAGCCCCATGGGATCTGGGACATTGaatgttttctgctttatttcttcTGTAGCAGTTAGACATATTTAATATCACTCATatgcagaagtttttttttttttttttaagctaacatGGTCAAACTAGTTTtcatagaaaggaaaagaatgcttcagttcagttcagttcagtcgctcagtcgtgtctgactctttgcgatcccatggactgcagcatgccaggcctccctgtccatcactaactcttggagtccacccaaactcatgtccattgagtcggtgatgccatccaaccatctcatcctctgtcatccccttctcctcctgcctttaatcttttccatcatcagggtcttttcaaatgagtcagctcttcgtatcaggtgaccaaagtattggagtttcagcttcaacattagtccttccaatgaatactcaggactgatctcctttaggatggactggttggatctccttgcagtccaagtggaTCAAAATTTTGGAGAGAGTATATTTTTTTGGTTCAGAAgcttaaaattaatataatttccaAGTTGatcaagaagataaaaatacaatGACTCTCCTTAAATCTGATGTCTTGGGATAGGAATAGCAAGATGTATTTGTTGTTGTCTTAGGCTCTTGCTCTTTATGTTTTATGTTATGACATTTAACTACAATCCAGTCATCTGGATAGTAATGGAATTCTACTTTGGTAGGTTAGACCTTTCTTCATAGTGGCTTTAtcttaaaatcacatcaaaagGTTTTATTATCTATATATGTTTATCATATGAAAAACTAACGTAAGACTGATTTTAACTCTAAGGTAGACTTCACTAGTTTTCTTCTTTGgtattaaaatgtgaatttttttcaaaataacccAAGTTGTTAATGATGAACAGACTGGAAGGCAGTGGTGGTACCAATGCATAAACCACAGGCTTTTTCCTACATACCAGGTTCTTGTGGTTCGGTGGCAGTTCTGATGTATACCCATAGGGAAACAACAGCATCTGGGAGTAGGAATGGAAGGTAATGTAGGCCTTGATTGATTTTAGGTGGCTTCGAATGAAGTCACTGACTGCTTTGGTCTCTTTCTCGGACTCTGGTGCAGGACCCCGATAGATCTCCTGACACGGATCATTGGTGTTAGGGAAAGCTGCAGAGAACATGGAGGATTGAGATCAAAATCTGTCTCTTTCTTCCCCTACCCCCCAGTACAGCCTCTACCTCTTCTGATAtagattcacatttttttttttaacattttagtcTTCCAggtttatgggcttccccagtgtccCTGGTGCTACAGACACTATACAGTACTTTGCACACATGACACAGAGTATGACAGACTTAGCCCACTTGTTATTCTTATTCTTAGCcttgtttatttctcttccatttctaaGGGTCATGGGAATAATGCATCAGAAGTAGCTATGGGCCTGGAGTCAGTTCCAGTTCAGCCTCAGATTTGACTTGTTGGAGGCTGGTATACATTACCTTCTTTGAGTCTGAGTTTCTTTAATCTGTTTCATCAGGCAGCTTTCACTTAGGGATATATGTTTTTATCATATTCCCTAAGTGAAATATAATTAGATGAAGATGAAAATAGGTAGAATATAATTAGATGCTGAGGTGGTATTTTCAACAGTATTAGATAAAgaagaaatttatgaattgggGTATTGGTAGTTTCTCCTTGAATGAGTGTAAAATCATAAAATCATATTTGTGTAGATAAAATCATATTTGTGTAGCAGCTGTATATCATCTGGTGTAGCAGGCCTCTGCTTTTCTATGAAACCTTTCCACTTTCTTTGCCCCAGATGTTTCTTTTCACTAAACATTCGAGGAACTGCCTATTTGTCGGTTCTGACCACTGGTATTTGTCAAATTTTATCAGACCAGGGCAGGAAGGGAGTTGAGACCTCTGTTCAGATGAATTTCTGGGTTGCACCTGATTTTTAGCAAACTAGATATATTAAGTAAGAGATAGTTTTATAAACAATCCTACCCCCTACTTCCTCCCATTCAACAAAACATTCATAATACTTCTAAAGTAGTGGTGattatctttcatttatttttagttatagctttcttttacaattattattattatttttaaactttttactttgtattgggatagtgattaacaatgttgtgataatttcaggtggacagcaaaggtactcaaccatatatatatacatgtattcattctcttccaaactcccctcccatccaggctggcacataacattgaacagagttccctgtgttgtacagtaggtccttgttggttatccattttgaatatagcagtgtgaacttatggttgctgggggcaAAGTGGGGGAGATGGGATAGTTAtgaagtttgggatggacatgtatctttcattttttagattagaAAATTAATGCTTAGTGAATACCTATCTTTCCTAAAATAAGTAGATAGTTTAACTAAATTTGGTGTCTAAACACTCTTTATAGCTATTTCCCTTGAGATCTTGTCTGCTACTTACAGTTCCATGAGACATTAAAGTTCCTGTTGAGGTCAGTTCCAATGCATTTGGAATTTTGGTTCCTAGAACGATTTTTTCTCCACATGCGGTTCTACAGGATTGAATGATGGAAGTGTTTACACAAGTTTACGTTTTTCAGTTTGATTATTTCAGATTCTCTCTGCAGGTGTCTATAGctttatttgaaatttatctAGTTAACCTGAGactcattaaagaaaatatacatttttcttataatattttcagaaacattgtttttatattactattttaaacTGTTGTTTAGTTCTGAGTATTAAAAAGTAATCCCTGATGTTCTGAAATTATCTGTAGTTTGAATTTTAACTTCATTACACCTTTTACCATTTACAGATTCAGATATAATACAGGTCAAATTGTGATTGTTGGAGcataattttcagaaaagaacTTTTTGTGATAGTATCAGTCCGAAATCTCAAAATTAATCTTAGCAACAGCAGGGCATAAAGAATTCTCATAAAAGACAGATACCTGTGTCactcttttattgattttttgatATAATTATTTCACCTCAGATTCTGTCCCAAATTGATTGAATACAGTGACTTTGGTTCTGAAGTCAGTATGTTCATAATGTCTCTAAGTGACTTTTATTCTTAGCTATAAATACTTTCACCATATTGTGTAACATACATTTCCTTTATAATTactgctttatttcatttttctccattattAGCTTCAGGAGCAGAAATTTCATATTATTTCAAGGACTCCTGTGTAACCAGGAAATCATGCTGTCCTTAGTCTAAATTGAGTTTTTGAATTGGGAATTAATGGGTTAGCTAAACCTTAAACTTAATGCCTAACAATCAACGTACATgcgtactaagtcactttagccatgtccttctctttgtgaccctatgaactgtagcctgtctctgtaggctcctctgtccatgggattctccaggcaagaatactggagtgggttgccatgcccttctctagggaatcttcccgacccagggatcaaacctgcatcggctctgtcttctgcattaacagatgtattctttacgactagtgctacctaggaagccccaatgTGCATGAAAGTCAGTAAATAATATATTATCTAAATTCAAACAGGAGATTACAGATCAGTACCTGTGTCCATGACCAAATATATCCATCAACATTGAATACAGGAAGAACATAAAAATTCATCCGGTCCAGGAGTTTGGTCATAATCTTGTTTTTACCATAAGTTTTGGTTGCCTGTAGGAGTAGGAAAAAATTAAGCTATTGGTATAAAGTTTAGTTACCATATGGAGAGCTGTGGTTATAATTGTAATGACGACAACTCCTTAagtcatttgcccaaggtcacattaTTTCAAACATATTTCACCTAAACTGCATAAAGATAAATGACCCATATAGATGACAGAAAAAATTACACTTATTCAGACTAGTGAAATGAATTTGACCGAATAttctttaaagtgaaagtcactcagtcatgtcctactctttgcgaccccatggactatacagtccatcgaattctccaggccagaatactgaagtgggtagcctttcccttctccaggggatcttcccaacccaaggatagaactcaggtctcccactttgcaggcagattctttaccagctgagccacaaagggaaGCCCGGATATTCTTTAAAGGATCATTTAATTACCAAGACTAGTATGATTCCACACGTAGAATGCAAGATAACATTTCATAGAAAGAATGAACGCCAATTGAAAAACTAGCAGTACAATTTAAGTAGATTCTTACCCTCACATCTTTAGGTAAATAGAGATTGAGTGTGTAagcatgctgctaagttgcttcagtcgtgtccgactctgtgcgacccaattgacggcagcccaccaggctccgccatccctgggattctctagtcaagaatactggagtgggttgccatttccttctccagtgtatgaaagtgaaaagtgaaagtgaagtcgcttagtcgtgtccgactctttgcgaccccatggactgcagccttccaggctcctctgttcatgggattttccaggcaagagtactggagtggggtgccattgccttctctggagtgtGTAAGCATAGGAACATGTAAATATTGGAGAAGATTCATGAATTAATTATAAGTaagattaaagagaaaaacactctgttaataaaaaaattagaatatttagaTTGACCAGTCAACTTTTCTCACATCAGATGGAAATTTCTCTGATTATTTGGCTTTTTTGGCTAACTAAATTCTCTCATTATTCTTGGACAATCTCTTCCACGTTTATCTGCACTAGAGCCAAGatgtttcttttcattaaaaaataagtttatttatttgtgtcaGGTTTaaattgcagcaagtgggatcttaagttgtggtatgtgggacctagttccctgagcagggttTGCACCTGGGCCCCCCGCACTGGGAGCTGAGACTCTTAGCCACTAGGccgcagggaagtcccaagtaaaGATGTTTCTTATAGGCCTATCTTGTGTGTTCCTTTATGGCTTAAGTAAGCAGAGCCCTCAGCTGAAGAACTAAAACAACTGCAGGGATAAATCAGTTCGATTGGCAGATTCATTCCTAGTGGAAATAAACTTGCCCTGAAAGTGGTTGTGATGTCGTATTCCAGCAGCATGTTATATGCAAAAGTTGGCAGAAAAGAGAGAGTTAAAAGATCGTGGGAATCAGAATACAATAGAAACAGAGTGAGAGGAACAACAAACTTATAAacaggatttgttgttgtttagtcactagattgtatctgactcttctgctatccatggactgtaacctgccaggctcctcttgtccatggaattcttcaggcaagaatactggagtgggttgccattttcttctccaggggatcttcccaacccagggatggaacctgcattgcttggcaggtggattcttaattgctatgccacctgggaagcccataaactggatttactttttaaaaagtgagttatTTTTCACTTGGAAAGGAAATTTAAGTATGAAACTTCCAAAAGTGTGTGTAGCCAACTAAATATCTAAGTGGGAACTAGTGTTCTGTGCTTTGAATTGACCGAAGTAAGGCCAATTTTGTAGATTTTAAGTATAAAGATAATTTCAGATTTTCCATACTTAACTATAGGATAAACCATATTAAAatagccaatttttaaaaaaaatttataagtcATCATCTGGATTTCAATAAGTTTGAAGGAAGGTGTCAATTTTATAAAAAACCTCAACGATGAGTAAAATCCAGAGTGTTTTATTCCCTGACAGCACCAAATGTGGGCTCTTCTAGTTAAGTGGAACTGCACTCATTTGTAAAGGGGTGTTGCCACCCAGTGAAGTTCTGGAGACTTGACAGTCAAAGGAGAATTGTGTGAATGTTCCACTTGATTTACCTGATAGACAAACCACTGGCAGAAGGCTGGGGAGATCCATTCTCGTGCATGAATGCCACAGTCCATAAAAATAGCCTTTCTTCTTTTATCCTTTCccgcaatcttttaaaaaataaatttgagatgTTATTTTACATGAACTCACACCCTGATCTCTTGTTGTTCAAGAACTCAATCATAGTCTCAAAGCAATTATTTCACCTGTCTCCTGTTGCGTGAGTCACTGCATGTGCACTTATTTCTCTCAGGGAGGACCATGGTAcgtatctttaaaatatataatgcatCATCTATTTCAcagtatatttttcaaaaatttttcttcATGTCAGAGTGGcttttagagttttaaaaaatcatgttgatggatggcaaaaaccaccacaatattgtaaagtagcctccaattaaattaaataaattaatttaaaaatcacaatctattgtttttcttgttttattgctAACATCCTTTGGTCTGCGATATAGATTATAAAGTTGCTTCTGTTTCtgccattttcttttgtttttcttacttcaTAAACAAGACGTGGGAAAGACTCTGTGGTTGTGTTGCGGTGGGGAGGAGGAATAGGGCTGGATATTTGAAGGGCTGTCATTTGGagaatttatatttgttttgagTGGTTGGAGAGCATGAATGGATGGGAATTCAGAGTAGGGAAGGGCTTCTCAGTTATTGAGAGAATGCTTTAGGGAGCAATGTCTTCAGATGTACAGAAATCCAGCAGCAGCTGAATGGCAGTTGTCAACTCAGTCATAGACAGAAATCCCTATCAACACAGTTAAAATGCCTCATTTACTGTACTGGACTCCTACAATTATAtgattcttaaatttcttttctgcttGACATTTAGTTGTCCATTTCCCTGAATTTTAATGGATGAAAAACTGTTTTATACACCAGGACATCATATGCTCTTGTAATAAAGATACAGGATAAGAAACTTGTCTGGTTTTGTCCTCTGTGTCTGTCAAGTGGTTTATTCATAGACTTTCTTGGTCCCACCTAAAACCATTTGTCACTTCTATTCTTGAATGGTTGTCTAAAGCTTACATGTTCTTCAAAGAAATAAGACTTTTTATTGTCTAAAAATTAGCTAGGGCCATCCCTGGTGGCAtagtagataagaatctgccagccagtgtaggagacatgggtttgatccccggtctaggaagatcccacgtgccaaggaGCAAcgaagcccctgtgccacaactattgagcctatgctctagagcccaggagccccagctactga
Protein-coding regions in this window:
- the CPA3 gene encoding mast cell carboxypeptidase A isoform X2 gives rise to the protein MRFLLPVGLIATTLAIAPVRFDGDKVLRVKLQDEKQANIIKDLAKTSQLDFWYPDATHHVAANMTVDFQISAKESQFVESALDQNQMHYEILIHDVQEEVEKQFDVKEDNPGRHSYAKYNNWNKIVAWTEKMVHKHPKMVSRIKIGTTVEDNPLYVLKIAGKDKRRKAIFMDCGIHAREWISPAFCQWFVYQATKTYGKNKIMTKLLDRMNFYVLPVFNVDGYIWSWTQNRMWRKNRSRNQNSKCIGTDLNRNFNVSWNSFPNTNDPCQEIYRGPAPESEKETKAVSDFIRSHLKSIKAYITFHSYSQMLLFPYGYTSELPPNHKNLTQHQVLL